CATCCCCGCAGGCGCTGATAAACGCGTCTTTTGCTGCGGTCAGATCACCACAGGAGCTATCAAGATCTACGCTATGGGCCTGCTGGAAGTCCTTGTTTTCAATGCCGCCGAGAAGCAGCTTGCCTTGGGTGCGGATAGCCAGCGTATTGCCAATATGCTCGATATCTTCAATAGCCTTCATCGCAACCACCTCGCCATCGGGGTTGCTCTGCGTAGCAGAGGCGGCGGGGGTGGCGTTACCGACGGGAGCCTGATTGTCATCGGCGACTTCACTCACGCTTGTGCCGCAGGCAGCCAGCGTGATGGTGCTCAGTGCGATTCCAAGGGTCTTTGCAGCGATCTTCACAGCCGATAACACTACCAGCCGAAAGTTGGATTAGAGGGTGACGTCGTCAAGCGCTTTGGCAATGGCCCGGGGCAAGGTGACGTTCTCTGCTGCAATAAGCTCGGCGCACTGTTCTTCGGTGCGTGGCGTGGCCAAGATGCTTGACACTCCTGATTGGTGGCGCACCCACGCTGCTGCAGCAATGGCCATGGAAATGCCCAAGCCCTCGGCTGCGGTGCGCAAGGCCTCAACTACCGCCTCGCTGCCGGTAAGCAAGCCATGGGCCTCGGCGTAGCGCTGGGGATTTTCCTTAGCCTGGAATGATCGCTGATAACGCCCGCTTAATACCCCCTGGGCTAGGGGAGCACCAGCGATGATGCCAACTCCTAAATACTCAGCGGCGGGAAACAAATCGGTTTCTGGAGTGCGGTGCAAAAGGTGATAGGGAGTAATGGCGGCAACCACCGAGGGGCGATGGGTAAGTGCAAGCTGCCATCCCTGGTAGCCGCGCACCCCTGCGTATCGCACCTTGCCCTGGCGCACCACCTGTTCGAGGGTGTCGGCTACCTCAAAGGCTGGGGTGTGCGGGTCCCAGAAGCCCACGCTCCAAAGGTCAATGTGGTCGCGGCCAAGTGCTCGCAACATTGCGTCGAGCTGAGAGATGAGGTTGCGGCGCGAACAGTCCACGCGCCTTCCCATCGGTGCTTCGGGGTTGACTCCCGAAGCCACGGAGATGATGTCTTCAGCATCGAGCAAGCTAGACGCCATAGCAACGGCGCCAGGGGAGACGTCGACAAGCGTGCCTCCGGCATCCTTAAAGGTATGCACAATCGCACGGGCCTGATCCCAATCGGTGCCCTTGCCCCAGGTTTCGGTGCCAAGACCTAGGCTCGATACTCTTAAACCGCTGGCGCCAATCGTTGCTTCTCTCACGCTTAACCAGATTAGTAGTACGCTGCCCTACGTGATTGAACACAGCCAAACTTTGCATGCCGCAGCCACGAGCGATCTCTCCTGGGCTCAAACCATTGTGCTCTCTATCGTTCAAGGGCTCACCGAGTTTTTGCCCGTTAGCTCCTCCGGCCACCTTCGCATCGTCTCTGAACTTTTTTGGGGCGAAGATGCCGGCGCCAGCTTTACCGCCGTGGTGCAACTAGGCACCGAAGCCGCGGTGCTGGTGTACTTTGCCAAAGATATCTGGCGCATCCTCAAAGCCTGGTTCCAAGGCCTTGCAGATAAGAGCAAGAGGAACTTCGATTACCGCATGGGCTGGATGGTCATCGTAGGCACGATCCCGGTTTCTTTGATGGGCGTGTTGTTCAAAGACGCAATCCGTGAAGGCGCGCGCAACCTCTGGATCACCGCGAGCGTGCTGGTGCTGTTTTCCTTCGTGTTTATCTTGGCTGAAAAGCTCGGCAGCAAACGCCGCGATTTTGAGCAGCTCACCATGAAAGATGCAATCATCATGGGTTTTGCCCAGTGCCTGGCCTTAATCCCTGGTGTTTCTCGCTCCGGCGGCACCATTTCTGCCGGTCTGTTCGTCGGCCTCAATCGCGAGGTAGCCGCGCGCTTTAGCTTCTTGCTGGCCATCCCCGCAGTGCTTGCCTCGGGGCTTTTCTCACTGCCAGACGCCTTTAACCCTGAAGCTGGCCAGGCGGCCTCGGGAGCTCAGCTTTTGGTTGGCACCGGCATTGCCTTTGTGTTGGGTTATGTCTCCATTGCTTGGTTGCTCCGCTTTGTTTCTCACCACTCCTTTGCCTGGTTTGCGGCTTACCGCATCCCGGTTGGCCTTGGTGTGATGGCGCTGCTCGCCACAGGCGTGCTCCAGCCGATCTAGGCCAACGCCAGGGCTTTTTATCGGCGCGCCTGCCTCAAGGCAGTGCTACCTATGGTCCTCGCTGTAACTCTTTTAGCCCGATGCAATACAGTGGTTGGCATGCATTCTTGGCCCAAGCCCGAAATAGCCACGCTGGATTTCTCCGTTCCTCCGCTGCGTTTATATGATTCCGCCGATCAGCGCATCAAGGAAGTTGAGACGGACCAACAACCGCTCGGGGTATATGTGTGCGGTATTACTCCCTACGATTCCACGCACCTTGGGCACGCTGCGACGTATTTGAGCTTTGATTTGGCCATTCGGCACCTGCTTGCTGCAGGCCACCAGGTGCATTACGTGCAAAACATCACCGATGTTGATGATCCGCTCTTTGAGCGTGCTGCGCGCGATGGTGTGGATTGGCGCGAACTTGGCACAAGCCAAATCGATCTATTCCGCTCCGATATGGAAGCCTTAAGCGTGATCCCGCCGCAGGATTATATCGGCGCGATGGAAAGCGTGGATGAGGTGGTGCGCATGGTCCAACAGCTCTTAGATGCAGGGGCCGCGTACATCACCGAGGGCGAGTATGCCGATATTTATGCCTCGATTGAGGCCACTGATCACTTTGGCTACGAGTCCAATTACGACCGCGCCACCATGGAAACCTTGTTTGCTGAGCGTGGCGGCGATCCAGAGCGTCCGGGTAAACGCGATCCGCTCGATGCACTGATTTGGCGTGCGGCACGAGAAGGCGAGCCCTCCTGGGATGCGCCCTTTGGTGCCGGCAGGCCCGGTTGGCATGTGGAATGTTCTGCCATCGCCACCAACCGCCTTGGCAAGCACTTTGCTATCCAAGGTGGCGGGGCGGATCTGAAGTTCCCGCACCATGAATTCTCCGCTGCCCATGCTGAGGCTGCGCTGGGGTGTCCTCGCATGGCTGGCCACTATGCTCACGCCGGCATGATCGCCCTTGATGGGGTCAAGATGAGCAAGTCGCTTGGCAATTTGGTGTTTGTATCCAAGCTCACGGCAGCCGGCCACGATCCGGCGGCGATTCGCCTTGGTGTGTTTGCTGGGCATTATCGCTCGGACAGGGATTGGTCCGATAGCGTGCTTGAGACTGCAGAGCAGCGCTTATCGCTATGGCGTGAGGCCTGCTTGAAGGCCGAAGATGCCCAGGCAGCAGCACAGCTTTGCCAGCAGGTGGCGCAGGCTTTGGCCAATGACTTAGATACCCCGGCCGCCATCGAGCTTATCGACGCCTGGGCGCGCACCACACTTGACTCACAGGGCCAAGCTGCAAGCAAGCAGCACGCACCTCGAATTGAGCAATCGGAGCTATCGCCTGCTGGCCTCAAGGTAGTGGCATGTGCTGACGCGCTACTTGGCATCAAACTCTAGGAGGAACGCATGAGCACCACCCCCGAAGCACAGATTGACGCTTGGATCAGCAGCCTGGAGGAATTCGCCACCGGCACCTACCTCAAGCCGGAAGAGCGCACCTTTTGGGAACCACCTTTTGCCGTAGAAGCGCTTGAGCAATTGCGCGAAATTTTGATGGGTTTTGTGCGCGAGCAAGGCCTTGCCCAAACGCCCGAAAAGCCCACTAAGCCCCAAAGCCTCGATGCGGAGGCCTTTGATGCTGGGCTTAAGGATCTGGAACGCAGCCTGCTTGAATTTAATTCTCAGCACTTCGATGCCGTGATTGAACCCGAAGAGCACGAAGAATTAAACCAGCTCATTGCCCAAATTGCTCGCTACGGTGGGGTAGAGGTTGCACACTTAGACGCCTTCCCGCTTTTTGAAGAAGAATAGGGCGGGCTTGGGGTTCGAGCCCACAAACATACTAAGCTGTCTACTCGATGACTACCGCGAGCACTGCACAGCAATCTGAATTCCTCGACGCGCTCCAGCGCCACGTTCTCATCGGCGATGGCGCCATGGGCACCCAGCTTCAAGGTTTCGAGCTCGACCTCGAAAAAGACTTCCTGAACCTCGAGGGCTGCAACGAAATTCTCAACCACACCCGGCCTGATGTGGTGGGCAGTATTCACCGAGCCTATTTTGAGGCCGGTGCCGATTTAGTAGAAACCAATACCTTCGGCTGTAACCTTCCCAACCTGGCAGATTATGACATCGCAGATCGCTGCCGTGAGCTTGCCTATAAAGGCGCCAAGATCGCCCGCGAGGTGGCCGATGATTTAGGTCCTGGCCGCGATGGGATGCGCCGTTTTGTGGTTGGCTCTTTAGGCCCTGGCACCAAACTGCCCTCCCTCGGGCATGCTCCCTTTGAACGCCTGCGTGATTACTACCTTGAGGCTGCCCTAGGCCTGGTAGAAGGCGGTGCTGATGCCATTTTGATCGAGACGGCTCAGGATCTGCTCCAGGTCAAAGCCGCGGTGCATGGTTGCAAGCTCGCCTTCGAACAGCTCGGTACAACCCTGCCGCTGATCTGCCACGTCACCGTGGAAACCACCGGCACTATGTTGTTGGGCTCGGAAATCGGCGCGGCGCTGACCGCCATTGAGCCTTTGGGCGTAGACATGATTGGCCTAAACTGCGCTACCGGCCCCGATGAGATGAGCGAGCACCTTCGCTATCTTTCTCAAAACGCCAATATGCCAGTGTCGGTGATGCCCAATGCCGGCCTGCCGCAGCTTGGACCCAATGGCGCTGTGTATCCGCTGGGTGCAGAGGGTTTGGCCGATGCACTGTACCGATTTGTAGAAGACTATGGCTTGCGCATGGTCGGCGGCTGCTGTGGTACCACCCCGGAGCATATTGCTGCGGTGCGCGATGCCGTGGTGGGCAAGGCAACACCTGCAGCGCGCAAGACCCCTGAGCTTGATTCGGTGTCTTCGCTCTACAGCTCGGTACCGCTGAGCCAAGATACCGGCATCACCATGATCGGTGAGCGCACCAACGCCAATGGCTCCAAGGCCTTCCGCGAGGCCATTTTGAGCGGCGATTGGGAAACCTGCATTGATATTGCCAAGCAGCAAACCCGCGATGGCGCCCACATGATTGACCTCTGCGTGGATTATGTTGGCCGCGATGGCACCGAGGATATGGCCAAGTTGGCCTCCTTGATTGCTACCAGCTCCACCTTGCCGGTGATGATCGACTCCACCGAGCCTGAGGTAATTCGTACTGGCCTGGAACACCTCGGTGGTAGGTGTGCGGTGAACTCGGTGAACTTTGAAGATGGCGATGGCCCGGATTCTCGCTATCAAAAGATCATGGCCTTGGTGCAGCGCCATGGCGCCGCCGTGGTGGCATTGACCATTGATGAGGAAGGCCAGGCTCGTACCGCCGAGCATAAGATCCGCATCGCCGAACGCCTGATTACAGATATCACCGGTACCTGGGGCTTGAGTGAGCAAGACATCATCGTCGACTGTTTGACCTTCCCCATCTCTACCGGCCAGGAAGAAACACGTCGCGATGGCATCGAAACGATCGAGGCGATCCGCGAGCTGAAGCGCCGTCACCCGAAGATTCACACCACCTTAGGCCTTTCCAATATCTCCTTTGGCCTGAACCCTGCGGCGCGCCAGGTGCTGAATTCGGTGTTCTTGCATGAGTGCGTGGAAGCTGGTTTGGATTCTGCGATTGCGCACAGCTCCAAGATTTTGCCCATGAACCGCATTGAGGATCGCCAGCGCGAAGTAGCCCTGGATATGATCTACGACCGCCGCACTGAGGATTATGATCCGCTGCAGGTGTTCATGGAGCTTTTCGAAGGCGTTTCAGCGGCCTCTTCGAAGGATGCTCGCGCCGAGGCGCTTGCCGCCATGCCGCTGTTTGAGCGCATTGCACAGCGCGTGATCGATGGCGAGAAAAACGGCATCGAGGCCGACCTCGACGCAGGTATGAAGGAAAAGGAACCGCTGCAGATCATCAATGAGGATCTGCTTGAGGGCATGAAAACGGTGGGCGAGCTCTTTGGCTCTGGGCAGATGCAGCTTCCCTTCGTGTTGCAATCGGCTGAAACCATGAAGCATGCCGTGGCCCACCTCGAGCAGTTTATGGAGGCCAAAGACGACTCCGGCTCCAATGGCACCATCGTGATCGCCACCGTTAAGGGCGATGTGCACGATATTGGTAAGAACCTCGTAGACATCATTTTGTCTAATAACGGCTTTAACGTGGTCAATATCGGCATCAAGCAACCCATTGCCAATATTTTGGAGGCGGCAGAAAAGCACGATGCGCACGCCATCGGCATGTCGGGGTTGTTGGTGAAGTCCACGGTGATTATGAAAGAAAATCTCCAGGAGATGAATGCCGTGGCGAAGGCCCATTTCCCGGTGATCCTCGGTGGCGCTGCGCTCACCCGCGCCTATGTTGAAGACGACTTAGCTGAGATCTATGAAGGCGATGTGCACTACGCCAAAGACGCCTTCGAATCTCTCAGGCTGATGCAGGAGTTCATGGCCAGGATCAACGGCGATGCTCCGGCGGTGGATTCTGCCGAGGCCATCAAGACCCAGGAAAAGCGCGAAGAGCGCAAGGCTCGCCGCGAGCGTTCCAAGCGCATTGCTGCAGAGCGCAAGGCACAACTTGAGCCAGTGGAGGTACCGGAGCGTTCCGCCGTGGCCCGCGATGTGCCGGTGGCAACGCCACCATTTTGGGGATCGCGTGTGGTCAAGGGCATCCCCTTGGCTGATTATCTGCCGCTGTTAGATGAGCGCGCTTTGTTCATGGGCCGTTGGGGCTTGAAGGGCACTCGTGGTGGCGAGGGCCCAAGCTATGAGGAGTTGGTAGAAACCGATGGCCGCCCAAGGCTTCGCTACTGGCTTGATCGCCTCAAGGCAGAAGGTGTGCTCGATCATGCCGCGTTGGTCTATGGCTTCTATCCTGCCGTTTCGGAAGGCGATACGGTGATCCTTCTTGCCGAGCCGGATCCGAAGGCTGCCGAGGTTGCTCGTTTTGAGTTCCCACGCCAGCAGCGCGGAAAGTTCTTGTGCATTGCCGATTTCATCCGGGATCGCGAATTGGCTGAAGCAACCGGCCAGGTGGATGTGTTCCCCATGCAGTTGGTCACGATGGGCCAACCCATCGCAGATTTTGCCAATGAGCTTTTTGCCGCGGATAACTACCGAGATTATTTGGAGGTTCACGGCGTAGGCGTGCAACTGACCGAGGCGCTTGCCGAATACTGGCACTCGCGTATCCGCCAAGACTTGGCCTTAAGCGATGGCACCTCCGCAGGCGATGAAGATGCCGAGAACCCCGAGCGCTTCTTCAACCTCGAATACCGTGGGGCCCGCTATTCCTTCGGCTATGGCTCCTGCCCGAATCTGGAAGACCGCGCAACGCTGGTTGAGTTGCTTGAACCTGAGCGCCTTGGTGTGAGTTTGAGTGAGGAGCTTCAGCTTCATCCTGAGCAATCCACCGACGCCTTCGTGCTGTATCACCCAGAGGCAAAGTACTTCAATGTTTAGCGCCATGATCTGGGACATGGACGGCACCCTGGTCGATTCCGAACCGCTTTGGGCCAGGGGCACCTTTGCGATGAGCGAGGCCATGGGCAAAAGGCTCACCCCTGAGCTGCAGGCTCAGACGGTTGGGGCGAGTTTTAGCTACACCGCGCGCCTGTGTGCCGAGCACGCTGGTGTAGAGCTTTTCGACGAAGCGTATTGGCGCCGCTTTGCCTTTGAGAACATGCGCAAGATGTTCTCAGAAGAACTGACACTGCGCCCGGGTGTGGCCACGATGCTGCAACGCTTCAAAGCCTCCGGGGTGCCCATGGCCATTGCCACTAATACAGAACGCGAGGTAGCCGATGCCGCCATTGCGTTTCTGGGTGCGGAGCTGTTTCAAGCCACGGTGTGTGGCGATGAGGTGCCTCAAGGCAAACCGGCACCCGATATCTATCACCGCGCCGCCGAATTGCTTGGTGTAGCTCCTTCGCAGTGCTTGGTCTTTGAAGATTCCCAAGCAGGAATGCGTGCAGCTTTGGCCGCGAAGGCAACGGTGGTGGGCTTACCTGAGCGCGAGGAGGATCTTGTGCAGGGAGCTGCCTCGATGCGAGCACTGGTGGGCGGGATCGACTTTGATTTTGATCAGGCCGGAGATCTGGCGTTTTGGTGTGATGCCCTGCAAATGGGGGACTAACGCCTGAAGTGGATCCAAGAAGGTGGCATACTTAGCCATCGTGAAAAACTTCGATTCCCTGTTTGAAGAGCTCCTAGATCGCGCCGAGACCCGCCCGGAGGGTTCCGGCACCGTGAAAGCACTGGATGCAGGCATTCATACCCTGGGCAAGAAAGTGATTGAAGAAGCCGGCGAGGTGTGGCTGGCTGCCGAGCACGAATCTGATGAGGCCTTGGCTGAGGAGATCGCCCAGCTTATGTACTGGTCTCAGGTGATCATGCTCAAGCGCGGTCTGCGCCCGGAAGATATTTATAAATACCTCTAAAGAGAAAGGCCCGAAGCACGTGCTGAAGGTTGCTATTCCCAATAAGGGTTCATTGTCTGAGGCTGCCTCGGAGATTCTCAAAGAAGCCGGGTACGTCGGCCGAGGTGAGTCGAAGATGCTCACCGTATTGGACAAGGCCAACGACGTTGAGTTCTTTTTCCTGAGACCCAAAGACATCGCAATTTATGTTGCAGGTGGGCAGCTTGATTTAGGTATCACTGGCAGGGATCTTGCGGCTGATTCCAAGGCGGACGTGGATGAGGTGATGACCTTAGGTTTCGGCGCATCGACCTTCCGCTATGCCGCGCCTAAGGACCAAGCGTGGGACGTCGAAAAGCTAGAAGGCAAGCGGGTTGCTACCTCCTACCCGAATCTGGTGCGCCAAGATCTTGCGCGCCGCGGGATTCAGGCGCAGGTGATTCGCTTAGATGGTGCGGTGGAGATTTCCATCAAATTGGGTGTGGCTGATGCCATTGCCGATGTGGTCTCTACTGGCAGAACCTTGCGCAAACAAGGCCTGGAGCCTTTTGGCGAACCTTTGGTGGATTCGCAGGCCGTGGTGGTAGGCCGCAAGGGCGTTGAGGTGAATCAGGAACAGAAGGTGTTCTTGGCGCGTTTGCAGGGCATTTTGCACGCTCAGCACTACCTCATGCTCGATTACAATGTCGATGCTGCGCGCCTGGAGCAGGCTCGGGCGATTACTCCTGGTGTGACTGGCCCTACGGTGTCGCCTTTGGCGCGCGAAGGCTGGGTTGCGGTTCGCGCCTTGGTGCCTCGTGCGAAGGCCAATCAGATTATGGATTCGTTGGTTGATATTGGGGCAGAAGCGATTTTGGCCTCCGATATCCGTATTGCCAGGGTCTAGTTTTTCTCTTTGGTGGCATTGCCCACGTTTCCCCCGCATCTTGTGCTCAAGATCCGGGGGTTTTCGCACGTCAATGAGCTTTTTTGGCGAGCATGCTGGGGTGGTTCAAAAGTTGCATGCATAGGTTTGCATGGCGCAAGATGGGGGATGAGCGCGTAGCAGCACCAATGCTGCTACCAACGAAGAAAAGGACGCATGTTCATGGTGATCCTCCATATTCTGATCGTGCTCTTCGCGATCATTCTCGGCGTGCGGCTCGGCTCCATCGGCATCGGTTTTGCCGGAGGCCTAGGTGTTTTGCTTCTTGGTCTTTTCGGAGTTCCCGTCACCCGCGAAGACATCCCCTTCGACGTCATCGGCATCATCATGGCCGTGATCGCCGCGATCTCTGCCATGCAGCGCGCAGGCGGCATGGACTACCTGGTGCATATCGCCGAAAAAGCACTGCGCAAAAACCCCAAGTACATCACCTACGTTGCCCCAGTGGTGACGTATCTGATGACGCTTTTTGCCGGCACCGGCCACACTGCATTTTCCACCCTGCCCGTGATTGTCGAGGTATCCAAAGAATCCGGCATTCGGCCTTCCCGCCCGCTTTCGGTTGCCGTGCCAGCATCGCAGATGGCAATTACCGCCTCTCCGATTTCTGCCGCAGTGGTCTTTGTCGCCTCCATCCTCGAACCCATGGGCGTTGGCTATCTCACCTTGCTTGCCGTGGCCATCCCCGCGACGTTTCTATCCATCTTCCCAACGGCGTGGCTGGCTAATCGCCTGGGCAAAGAGCTCGACCAAGACCCCGTCTATCAACAACGCCTGGCCAAAGGCCTGGTGGCCAAACCCAAGGGCCAGCAAGCCTTTCAGGCCAGCACCGCCGGCAAAGCCTCGGTGTGGATCTTCCTCATCGCCATTGTGCTGGTGATGGTCTATGCCACGCTCATCTCCGATCAGGTGGGGCTGATTAGCGATCCGACGCTGCCGCGTAACGAAGCCATCATGGCAATGATGCTTGCTGCCGCCACCGCCATCGTGATGGTGTGCAAGATTCCTGCGGATGAGATCTTAAAAACCCAAGTGTTCCGCTCGGGCATGTCGGCCTGCGTATGCGTGCTCGGCGTGGCCTGGCTTGGCACCACCTTGATTAACTACTACATCGAAGACATCAAGGGCTTTTCCACCGAGCTGCTCGGTTCCTATCCCTGGATGCTGGCAGTGGTGCTCTTCTTTGCAGCAGCGCTGTTGTATTCCCAGGCAGCAACCTCCAAGGCGCTCTTGCCAGCAGCTCTTGCGATCGGCGTATCCCCACTGACGGTAGTGGCGGCATTCCCCGCGGTATCCGCACTCTTCTTGCTGCCGACCTATCCCACCTTGCTGGCCGCAGTGGAGATGGACGATACGGGCTCAACCAGGATCGGCAATGCTGTATTCAACCACCCCTTCATCATCCCCGGCACCCTTGCCATCGCCATCGCAGTAGCACTGGGCTTCCTTTTCGGATCGGTGATGATCTAGGCAAAAAGCAGCAGTACTTTAGCCCTACAAAACACATTCACCCCGTATCATTTGGGGTGCGTACCACTCCCAATACCTCAAGGAGTTTCACATGGCATCAAAGGCCAACACCAAAGACCTCAAAGACACCCACGGTGCAGAAGCCGAGGCTTTAGAAGAAAAGAAGCAGGCGGAACAGCAAGAGGCCAAAAAGCAGCAGCCTAGCCGCAGCACCTCCACCAAAAAGCCGAAGGTGCGTATTGAAGAAGACCTTCTCGGCGAGATGGAGATCCCCGAGGATGCCTACTACGGCATTCACACCATGCGTGCCATCGAGAACTATCAGATCTCTCGCACCACCATCAACCACGTTCCGGAGTTCATCCGCGGCATGGTCTCGGTAAAAAAGGCAGCGGCAAGAGCTAATCGACGCCTCCACGTCCTGCCAAAGGAAAAGGCCGAAGCCATCGAGTGGGCATGTGATCAGATCTTGGTGGAAGGCCGCTGCATGGATCAATTCCCCATCGACGTCTTCCAAGGCGGCGCAGGCACCAGCTTGAACATGAACACCAATGAGGTGGTAGCCAACCTCGCACTGGAATACCTGGGCAAGCCCAAGGGCGCCTACGACGTGATCAACCCCAATGATGACGTGAATATGAGCCAATCCACCAACGATGCCTACCCCACGGGCTTTCGCCTTGGTGTCTACGCTTGCATGCTGCGTTTGATCGATGAGATCAACGAGCTCGAGCGCGCCTTCCGCGATAAGGGCTCTGAATTCGTGGACATTTTGAAGATGGGCCGCACCCAACTCCAAGATGCCGTTCCAATGACCCTGGGCGAAGAATTCCAGGCCTTTGCCCACAACTTGGCAGAAGAGCAGTCGGTGCTGCGCACCGCCGCAGATCGCCTGCTAGAAATCAACCTTGGCGCCACGGCCATCGGCACCGGCTTGAACACCCCGGCGGGCTACCGCCACCAGGTCACCGCCACCTTGTCGGAAGTAACCGGGCTGGAAATGAAGTCGGCTCGTGACCTCATCGAGGCAACCTCCGATACCGGCGCCTATGTACTGGCACATTCTGCGGTCAAGCGCGCTGCCATGAAGATGTCCAAGATCTGTAACGATCTTCGCCTGCTTTCTTCAGGGCCTACCGCTGGCCTGCACGAGATTAATCTGCCGCCACGCGCCGCAGGTTCTTCGATCATGCCGGCTAAGGTCAATCCGGTGATTCCCGAGGTATGCAACCAGGTGTGCTTCAAGGTCTTCGGCAATGATCTCACCGTGACCATGGCCGCCGAGGCCGGCCAGCTGCAGCTCAATGTGATGGAACCTGTAATCGGTGAGGCACTCTTCCAATCACTGCGCATCCTGGCCAATGCCGCAGCAACGCTGCGCACCAAGTGCGTCGAAGGCATCACCGCCAACGCCGATGTATGCCGTGCCTATGTAGAAAACTCCATTGGCATTGTTACCTACCTCAACCCCTTCATTGGCCACCACCAGGGCGATCTGATTGGTAAAGAGGCCGCAGCCACCGGCAAAACCGTGCGCGAATTGGTGCTAGAAAAAGGTCTGATGAGCCAGGAGCTGCTCGACCAGGTCTTAAGCACCGAAAACCTCATGCACCCCACCTTCCGAGGCACCTTGTACCTGGAAAACTAATTCATTGTCTTGCTTGCGCACCTGCATAGAGCATGCAAGAAGCCCTCAGCGCTTCTGTCGTGCTCGCAGGTGCGTTGGCCTTTGGGCATGATGGAGAAGCAGGCCAGTACATTTTGCGCCACCCATGTGAAAGCCCACCCAAGCAGAAAGGCGTTTGATAACGATGCAATCCGATGTCGCTATTGCGCAGGCACACCAGCTCGAAGCAATTGAAACCATCGCGGCCAAAGTAGATATCCCCGAAGAAGCCATATTGCCCTATGGACGCTCCAAAGCCAAGGTAGACCCGGCGCTGGTGCCAACCGAACGCAAGGGCAAGCTGGTGCTCGTCACCGGTATGTCGCCAACACCGGCCGGTGAAGGCAAGTCCACAGTCCTCATTGGCCTGGCAGATGCCTTTAGCCTTCAAGGCCACCGCACCGTGGTGGCCATTCGCGAACCATCCCTAGGGCCTGTCATGGGCATTAAAGGCGGTGCCGCCGGCGGCGGATACTCACAGATCGTGCCGATGGAAGACATCAACCTGCATTTCACCGGTGATTTCCACGCCATTACCTCAGCCAATAACACCCTGGCCGCCATCATCGATAACCACATTCACCAGGGCAATGAGCTCGGCATTGATGTCCGACGCATTACGTGGCAGCGCTGCCAAGACGTCAATGATCGCTCGCTGCGCAACGTCGTGACCGGCCTAGGTGGCAAGGCCCACGGAGTACCCGAGCAGACCGGCTTTAGCATCACCGCCGCCAGCGAGATCATGGCCATTTTGTGTCTGGCCACCTCATTGGAAGACCTTAAAGAACGCATCTCCAAGGTCGTGGTGGCGCAAACCTTCGATGGCGCACCTGTCACCGTGGCCCAGCTCAACGCCGAGGGCGCGCTGACCGCCTTGCTTCGCGACGCC
This window of the Corynebacterium pseudopelargi genome carries:
- a CDS encoding aldo/keto reductase; translation: MREATIGASGLRVSSLGLGTETWGKGTDWDQARAIVHTFKDAGGTLVDVSPGAVAMASSLLDAEDIISVASGVNPEAPMGRRVDCSRRNLISQLDAMLRALGRDHIDLWSVGFWDPHTPAFEVADTLEQVVRQGKVRYAGVRGYQGWQLALTHRPSVVAAITPYHLLHRTPETDLFPAAEYLGVGIIAGAPLAQGVLSGRYQRSFQAKENPQRYAEAHGLLTGSEAVVEALRTAAEGLGISMAIAAAAWVRHQSGVSSILATPRTEEQCAELIAAENVTLPRAIAKALDDVTL
- a CDS encoding undecaprenyl-diphosphate phosphatase, with the protein product MHAAATSDLSWAQTIVLSIVQGLTEFLPVSSSGHLRIVSELFWGEDAGASFTAVVQLGTEAAVLVYFAKDIWRILKAWFQGLADKSKRNFDYRMGWMVIVGTIPVSLMGVLFKDAIREGARNLWITASVLVLFSFVFILAEKLGSKRRDFEQLTMKDAIIMGFAQCLALIPGVSRSGGTISAGLFVGLNREVAARFSFLLAIPAVLASGLFSLPDAFNPEAGQAASGAQLLVGTGIAFVLGYVSIAWLLRFVSHHSFAWFAAYRIPVGLGVMALLATGVLQPI
- the mshC gene encoding cysteine--1-D-myo-inosityl 2-amino-2-deoxy-alpha-D-glucopyranoside ligase; the encoded protein is MHSWPKPEIATLDFSVPPLRLYDSADQRIKEVETDQQPLGVYVCGITPYDSTHLGHAATYLSFDLAIRHLLAAGHQVHYVQNITDVDDPLFERAARDGVDWRELGTSQIDLFRSDMEALSVIPPQDYIGAMESVDEVVRMVQQLLDAGAAYITEGEYADIYASIEATDHFGYESNYDRATMETLFAERGGDPERPGKRDPLDALIWRAAREGEPSWDAPFGAGRPGWHVECSAIATNRLGKHFAIQGGGADLKFPHHEFSAAHAEAALGCPRMAGHYAHAGMIALDGVKMSKSLGNLVFVSKLTAAGHDPAAIRLGVFAGHYRSDRDWSDSVLETAEQRLSLWREACLKAEDAQAAAQLCQQVAQALANDLDTPAAIELIDAWARTTLDSQGQAASKQHAPRIEQSELSPAGLKVVACADALLGIKL
- the metH gene encoding methionine synthase yields the protein MTTASTAQQSEFLDALQRHVLIGDGAMGTQLQGFELDLEKDFLNLEGCNEILNHTRPDVVGSIHRAYFEAGADLVETNTFGCNLPNLADYDIADRCRELAYKGAKIAREVADDLGPGRDGMRRFVVGSLGPGTKLPSLGHAPFERLRDYYLEAALGLVEGGADAILIETAQDLLQVKAAVHGCKLAFEQLGTTLPLICHVTVETTGTMLLGSEIGAALTAIEPLGVDMIGLNCATGPDEMSEHLRYLSQNANMPVSVMPNAGLPQLGPNGAVYPLGAEGLADALYRFVEDYGLRMVGGCCGTTPEHIAAVRDAVVGKATPAARKTPELDSVSSLYSSVPLSQDTGITMIGERTNANGSKAFREAILSGDWETCIDIAKQQTRDGAHMIDLCVDYVGRDGTEDMAKLASLIATSSTLPVMIDSTEPEVIRTGLEHLGGRCAVNSVNFEDGDGPDSRYQKIMALVQRHGAAVVALTIDEEGQARTAEHKIRIAERLITDITGTWGLSEQDIIVDCLTFPISTGQEETRRDGIETIEAIRELKRRHPKIHTTLGLSNISFGLNPAARQVLNSVFLHECVEAGLDSAIAHSSKILPMNRIEDRQREVALDMIYDRRTEDYDPLQVFMELFEGVSAASSKDARAEALAAMPLFERIAQRVIDGEKNGIEADLDAGMKEKEPLQIINEDLLEGMKTVGELFGSGQMQLPFVLQSAETMKHAVAHLEQFMEAKDDSGSNGTIVIATVKGDVHDIGKNLVDIILSNNGFNVVNIGIKQPIANILEAAEKHDAHAIGMSGLLVKSTVIMKENLQEMNAVAKAHFPVILGGAALTRAYVEDDLAEIYEGDVHYAKDAFESLRLMQEFMARINGDAPAVDSAEAIKTQEKREERKARRERSKRIAAERKAQLEPVEVPERSAVARDVPVATPPFWGSRVVKGIPLADYLPLLDERALFMGRWGLKGTRGGEGPSYEELVETDGRPRLRYWLDRLKAEGVLDHAALVYGFYPAVSEGDTVILLAEPDPKAAEVARFEFPRQQRGKFLCIADFIRDRELAEATGQVDVFPMQLVTMGQPIADFANELFAADNYRDYLEVHGVGVQLTEALAEYWHSRIRQDLALSDGTSAGDEDAENPERFFNLEYRGARYSFGYGSCPNLEDRATLVELLEPERLGVSLSEELQLHPEQSTDAFVLYHPEAKYFNV